A part of Candidatus Methylomirabilota bacterium genomic DNA contains:
- a CDS encoding aspartate aminotransferase family protein, producing the protein MREPGPREPGPRSKEIVERERRHAAAGMQGFALYAGLAMARGQGCTLVDEDGQEYIDFIAGIAVGSVGHCHPHYVEALKKQVEKLTFGSFTTEARARFLELVASVTPEGLTRIQMFSGGAEAVEAALRLAKVATGKDEVIGFWGGFHGKTGGVLGLLGSDFKHHLGPFMPGQYSTPYADCYRCPLKLTYPDCGIACAEFVRDVIRYQTGGEIAAIIVEPMQGTAGNIIPPEGFLRAIQQIAKDAGALLIADEMITGFGRTGLMWGSEHDGVVPDIMTVGKGMGGGFPLSAVISTDDLTGRKPWSHPSASSSSYGANPLASAAGLAALEIILKEDLVKNADRVGAVMLTRLETMKEKYRCVGEVRGRGLMLGMELVKDRRTKEPLGKDVTQALYKECLRRGLAAMTYSPTVRINPPLIIREETALNGLAILDEALGTIVREYRLQ; encoded by the coding sequence ATGCGCGAGCCCGGGCCGCGGGAGCCAGGGCCACGATCCAAGGAGATCGTCGAGCGCGAGCGGCGCCACGCCGCGGCCGGCATGCAGGGTTTCGCGCTGTACGCGGGGCTGGCCATGGCGCGCGGGCAGGGGTGCACCCTCGTGGACGAGGACGGCCAGGAGTACATCGACTTCATCGCGGGCATCGCCGTGGGCTCCGTCGGCCACTGCCACCCGCACTACGTCGAGGCGCTCAAGAAGCAGGTCGAGAAGCTCACCTTCGGCAGCTTCACGACCGAGGCGCGCGCGCGCTTCCTCGAGCTGGTCGCCTCCGTGACGCCCGAGGGGCTGACGCGCATCCAGATGTTCTCCGGCGGCGCCGAGGCCGTCGAGGCGGCGTTGAGACTCGCCAAAGTTGCCACGGGCAAGGACGAGGTCATCGGCTTCTGGGGCGGCTTTCATGGCAAAACCGGCGGCGTGCTGGGTCTCCTCGGCAGCGACTTCAAGCATCATCTGGGTCCCTTCATGCCGGGCCAGTACTCGACGCCGTATGCCGACTGCTACCGCTGCCCGCTCAAGCTCACGTATCCTGACTGCGGCATCGCCTGCGCCGAGTTCGTTCGCGACGTGATCCGCTACCAGACGGGCGGCGAGATCGCGGCCATCATCGTCGAGCCGATGCAGGGCACGGCCGGGAACATCATCCCGCCCGAGGGTTTCCTGCGCGCCATTCAGCAGATCGCCAAGGACGCAGGCGCGCTCCTGATCGCAGACGAGATGATCACGGGCTTCGGGCGAACGGGCCTCATGTGGGGCTCGGAGCACGACGGGGTCGTGCCCGACATCATGACCGTCGGCAAGGGCATGGGCGGCGGCTTCCCGCTGTCCGCCGTCATCTCCACGGATGACCTGACCGGACGGAAGCCCTGGTCCCACCCGTCCGCCAGCTCGTCCTCGTACGGCGCCAACCCGCTCGCCTCGGCGGCGGGGCTGGCGGCGCTCGAGATCATTCTCAAGGAAGACCTCGTCAAGAACGCCGACCGCGTGGGCGCCGTCATGCTCACCCGGCTCGAGACGATGAAGGAGAAGTACCGGTGCGTGGGCGAGGTGCGCGGCCGCGGCCTGATGCTGGGCATGGAGCTGGTCAAGGACCGCCGCACCAAGGAGCCGCTCGGCAAGGACGTGACGCAGGCGCTCTACAAGGAGTGCCTCAGGCGCGGGCTTGCCGCGATGACGTATTCACCGACGGTGCGCATCAACCCGCCGCTGATCATCCGCGAAGAGACCGCGCTCAACGGGCTCGCCATCCTCGACGAGGCCCTGGGGACGATAGTCAGGGAGTACCGGCTCCAGTAG
- a CDS encoding CopD family protein: MAGFVDVLLRGLALCGQAAAIGGVLFALLVLKPAARRRPELSPLLGRLLILVAAGAVAVMAGQLLALTVQQVVLAGGQAWPIREVLGTAYFQASALRVLTCIAIVVGALRLRRRPDAPGWWPAMVALTVALAVTAAGISHAAARLEHGGVLLLLDAVHQYAASVWVGGLMHLTAVAYGRGGDAWPALLLKRFSSMALASVVALVVGGVGLTVYYVDGFSAFTGTAYGMMVGTKMTILALILVLGALNFFVVRRLPSADPVSLLRLRRFVEVELGLGVTVLFAAASLTSLPPAVDVVKDRATFAEVVRVFTPSVPSFTSSNLEDMPLTDREAPRTDADRQWSEFNHHVAGLIVLIMGILAILSRTGLAPWARHWPLVFFALAAFLLVRNDPGSWPLGPQGFWEGMLFSEVLQHRIFVVLVLGFGTFEWMVRTGRIRSPRAALVFPILCSVGGALLLTHSHASLNLKAEYLIEVTHAPLGVIAMLVGWGRWLELRLPPGETALPGRVWSVGLAMVGVLLLLYRES; the protein is encoded by the coding sequence GTGGCCGGGTTCGTCGACGTCCTGCTCCGGGGGCTGGCCCTCTGCGGCCAGGCCGCCGCCATCGGAGGCGTGCTGTTCGCGCTGCTCGTCCTCAAGCCCGCCGCGCGCCGGCGCCCCGAGCTCTCCCCGCTGCTGGGCCGCCTCCTGATACTCGTCGCCGCGGGCGCTGTCGCAGTTATGGCGGGACAGCTCCTGGCGCTGACGGTCCAGCAGGTGGTGCTGGCGGGCGGACAAGCGTGGCCCATCCGCGAAGTGCTCGGCACGGCCTACTTCCAGGCGAGCGCGCTCCGCGTGCTGACCTGCATCGCGATCGTCGTGGGCGCGCTTCGGCTCAGGCGGCGCCCGGACGCGCCCGGCTGGTGGCCCGCGATGGTGGCGCTAACCGTGGCGCTGGCCGTCACGGCCGCGGGGATCAGCCATGCGGCCGCGCGCCTCGAGCACGGCGGCGTCTTGCTTCTCCTGGACGCCGTGCACCAGTATGCCGCGTCAGTCTGGGTGGGAGGCCTCATGCATCTCACGGCCGTGGCCTACGGACGCGGCGGCGATGCGTGGCCGGCGCTCCTGCTCAAGCGCTTCTCGTCGATGGCGCTGGCCTCGGTGGTGGCGCTCGTCGTGGGGGGCGTCGGGTTGACGGTCTACTACGTGGACGGCTTCTCGGCTTTCACCGGGACGGCCTACGGCATGATGGTCGGCACCAAGATGACGATCCTGGCGCTCATCCTCGTGCTGGGCGCGCTCAACTTCTTCGTGGTGCGGCGGCTGCCGTCGGCCGACCCCGTCTCGCTGCTGCGTCTCCGCCGCTTCGTGGAGGTCGAGCTGGGGCTCGGTGTCACGGTGCTCTTCGCCGCGGCCTCCCTGACGTCGCTGCCGCCCGCCGTGGACGTGGTCAAAGACCGCGCCACGTTCGCCGAGGTCGTCCGCGTGTTCACGCCCAGCGTGCCGTCCTTCACGTCGTCCAATCTCGAGGACATGCCGCTGACCGACCGCGAGGCCCCGCGGACCGACGCGGACCGGCAGTGGAGCGAGTTCAACCACCACGTGGCCGGGCTGATCGTCCTGATCATGGGCATCCTCGCCATTCTCTCCCGCACGGGCCTGGCGCCGTGGGCGCGGCACTGGCCGCTCGTCTTCTTCGCGCTGGCGGCTTTCCTGCTGGTGCGCAACGATCCGGGCTCCTGGCCATTGGGTCCGCAAGGCTTCTGGGAGGGCATGCTCTTCTCGGAGGTGCTCCAGCACCGGATCTTCGTCGTCCTCGTGCTTGGCTTCGGCACCTTCGAGTGGATGGTGCGCACGGGGCGTATCCGCTCGCCCCGCGCCGCCCTGGTCTTCCCCATCCTCTGCTCGGTGGGCGGCGCCCTTCTCCTCACACACTCTCACGCCTCGCTGAACCTCAAGGCGGAGTACCTGATCGAAGTAACGCACGCGCCCCTGGGCGTGATCGCCATGCTCGTGGGCTGGGGGCGCTGGCTGGAGCTGCGGCTCCCGCCAGGGGAGACGGCCCTGCCTGGGCGGGTTTGGTCGGTGGGCCTCGCGATGGTCGGCGTGCTCCTCCTCCTTTACCGGGAGAGCTGA
- a CDS encoding Gfo/Idh/MocA family oxidoreductase, protein MLRGAVIGLGNVAIHGHLPGWLGRPDVRIAAAADSRPAQRAECEARLPGARWYDSPEDLLAGEPLDFVDISTPPSSHAPLIQRALERGLHVLCEKPLVSSPAELRSVSQAAASAGRVLHTVHNWHHAPILSLTADLIREGEIGRVRGILWETLRVRPAAGGSINWRVDPAVAGGGVLTDHGWHVFYVLPAWVGGRPRSVGARLETRRHTAFAVEDTASVRLEFADASAEILLTWAAEERRNRVEVDGTEGRIELRDDTLVLTGKGGERRWPGLAALSDGSHHPDWFHKVAGRFLAAISGDAHPEANLAEAALCCEIEHLARESSRRGGVQLPLSPAPLAGSRL, encoded by the coding sequence ATGCTGCGCGGCGCCGTCATCGGGCTCGGCAATGTCGCCATCCACGGGCATCTGCCCGGGTGGCTCGGCCGCCCGGACGTCCGGATCGCGGCCGCCGCCGACTCCCGTCCCGCCCAGCGCGCCGAGTGCGAGGCGCGACTTCCCGGCGCGCGCTGGTACGACTCGCCCGAAGATCTCCTTGCCGGCGAGCCACTCGACTTCGTGGACATCTCCACCCCTCCCTCGAGCCACGCGCCGCTCATCCAGAGGGCCCTCGAGCGGGGCCTGCACGTGCTGTGCGAGAAGCCGCTCGTGAGCTCGCCCGCTGAACTGCGAAGCGTCTCCCAAGCGGCCGCCTCGGCCGGCCGCGTGCTGCACACCGTGCACAACTGGCACCACGCGCCCATCCTCTCGCTGACCGCCGACCTCATCCGCGAGGGCGAGATCGGTCGGGTGCGGGGCATTCTCTGGGAGACGCTGCGGGTGAGACCGGCAGCGGGCGGCAGTATCAACTGGCGGGTGGACCCCGCGGTCGCCGGCGGCGGCGTCCTCACCGACCACGGCTGGCACGTCTTCTACGTCCTGCCGGCCTGGGTCGGGGGGCGGCCGCGGAGCGTCGGCGCGCGGCTCGAGACGCGGCGCCACACGGCCTTCGCCGTCGAGGACACGGCATCGGTGCGGCTCGAGTTTGCCGACGCGAGCGCCGAGATTCTCCTGACGTGGGCCGCGGAGGAGCGGCGCAACCGGGTCGAGGTGGACGGCACGGAGGGGAGGATCGAGCTTCGTGACGACACGCTCGTGCTCACCGGCAAGGGTGGCGAGCGGCGCTGGCCGGGGCTGGCGGCGCTGTCGGACGGCTCGCATCATCCGGATTGGTTCCACAAGGTGGCGGGCCGCTTCCTGGCGGCCATCTCCGGGGATGCACACCCGGAGGCCAACCTCGCCGAGGCGGCGCTCTGCTGCGAGATCGAGCACCTGGCTCGCGAGTCGAGCAGGCGGGGTGGCGTGCAGCTGCCGCTCAGCCCGGCGCCCCTCGCCGGTTCGCGCCTGTGA
- a CDS encoding CDP-alcohol phosphatidyltransferase family protein: protein MVVAAGAASGITPETMVAGLPLGRRLLLAGTRAGLASAPSSEPGRRRVILVPSNVIPQPRWLRALAAMPLQPETLWVDPAQVAVVDTDDPKPVLDAAGRATSAAECVAALKGRFATIEGTADHKGRFAVRTAGDLRRAESWLLRGLIKDSEGFMSRHVERLISLGLTRRLVWTSVTPNAMTLVSLAIGLAAAPFFLSSTPGWQLAGALLFLLHSILDGCDGEIARLKFLESAGGAALDFWGDNSVHVAVFGCMAVGWSLSAHSAWPIVVGAVAVASTLAAAFVVARHMVSPSATAGPRSAGAKTADALANRDFIYLIVALSVFGKAAWFIVFVAIGTPIFVLVRLWADRPHGRA, encoded by the coding sequence GTGGTCGTGGCTGCCGGCGCGGCGTCCGGCATCACCCCCGAGACGATGGTGGCGGGGCTGCCGCTCGGGCGGCGCCTCTTGCTCGCCGGGACGCGCGCGGGACTCGCCTCCGCCCCGTCCTCGGAGCCGGGACGACGTCGTGTGATCCTCGTGCCGTCCAACGTCATCCCGCAGCCGCGGTGGCTGCGGGCCCTGGCCGCCATGCCGCTCCAGCCCGAGACGCTCTGGGTGGATCCCGCGCAGGTCGCCGTGGTGGACACCGACGATCCGAAGCCGGTGCTCGACGCCGCGGGGCGCGCGACGAGCGCGGCCGAGTGTGTCGCCGCCCTCAAAGGCCGGTTCGCGACGATCGAGGGGACCGCGGATCACAAGGGCCGCTTCGCGGTTCGCACGGCCGGCGACCTGCGCCGCGCCGAGTCGTGGCTGCTGCGCGGTCTCATCAAGGACTCCGAGGGCTTCATGTCCCGCCACGTCGAGCGGCTGATCTCGCTCGGGCTGACGCGGCGCCTCGTCTGGACCTCGGTCACCCCGAACGCGATGACGCTCGTCTCGCTCGCCATCGGCCTGGCGGCGGCGCCGTTCTTCCTCTCCTCGACCCCGGGCTGGCAGCTCGCGGGCGCGCTCCTCTTCCTCCTGCACTCGATCCTGGACGGCTGCGACGGCGAGATCGCGCGGCTGAAGTTCCTCGAATCCGCGGGCGGGGCGGCGCTGGATTTCTGGGGCGACAACAGCGTCCACGTGGCGGTCTTCGGCTGCATGGCTGTCGGCTGGAGCCTCTCCGCGCATTCCGCATGGCCCATAGTGGTGGGAGCGGTCGCCGTCGCCAGCACGCTCGCCGCCGCGTTCGTCGTCGCGCGCCACATGGTCTCGCCGTCCGCGACGGCGGGGCCGCGCTCGGCCGGGGCCAAGACGGCCGACGCGCTCGCCAACCGCGACTTCATCTACCTGATCGTGGCGTTGTCGGTCTTCGGCAAGGCGGCGTGGTTCATCGTCTTCGTCGCGATCGGCACGCCGATCTTCGTGCTCGTGCGGCTCTGGGCCGACCGGCCGCACGGGAGAGCCTAG